Proteins from one Plasmodium yoelii strain 17X genome assembly, chromosome: 2 genomic window:
- a CDS encoding eukaryotic translation initiation factor 2 subunit alpha — MGDIRSKTDLGDCRFYEKKFPEVDDLIMVKVNRIEDMGAYVSILEYNDMEGMILMSELSKRRFRSVNKLIRVGRHEVVLVLRVDNQKGYIDLSKRRVSPKDIIKCEEHFSKSKKVHQTVRHVAQKHNMTVEELNRKVIWPLYKKYGHALDALKEATMNPDVIFKEMDISDAVKESLLSDIKLRLTPQALKLRGRIDVWCFGYEGIDAVKEALKKGKEISNNEVTINIKLIAPPQYVIVTSCHDKELGMQKIQEAMKVISDKIKEYKGGDFKQQGEILVIGGDDEKRLEELLDKHDGLSSDDEYSSDGDEDDSSDDDDNSSEEDDDD, encoded by the exons atgggAGACATTAGAAGTAAAACAGATTTAGGGGATTGCcgattttatgaaaaaaaattcccCGAAGTTGACGATTTAATAATGGTTAAAGTTAACAGAATTGAGGATATGGGTGCATATGTTTCCATACTTGAATATAATGATATGGaag GCATGATTTTAATGTCAGAACTTTCAAAAAGAAGATTTAGAAgtgttaataaattaattagaGTAGGGAGACATGAAGTAGTTTTAGTTCTTAGAGTTGATAACCAAAAGGGATACATCGATTTATCAAAAAGGCGAGTATCTCCAAAAGATATTATAAAATGTGAAGAACACTTTTCTAAATCTAAAAAAGTACATCAAACAGTTAGACATGTTGCACAAAAACATAATATGACTGTCGAAGAATTAAACAGAAAAGTTATATGGccattatataaaaaatatgggcATGCATTAGATGCATTAAAAGAAGCAACTATGAATCCAGATGTTATATTCAAAGAAATGGATATAAGTGATGCTGTAAAAGAATCATTACTTTCAGATATAAAACTTAGATTAACACCACAAGCATTGAAATTAAGAGGAAGAATAGATGTTTGGTGTTTTGGATATGAAGGTATTGATGCTGTTAAAGAAGctttaaaaaaaggaaaagaaaTTTCAAATAATGAAGTaactattaatattaaattaattgcACCTCCTCAGTATGTTATAGTAACATCTTGTCATGATAAAGAATTAGGTATGCAAAAAATACAAGAAGCTATGAAAGTAATTAGtgataaaattaaagaataTAAAGGTGGTGATTTTAAACAACAAGGGgaaatattagttattggaGGAGATGATGAAAAACGATTAGAAGAATTGCTTGACAAACATGATGGACTTTCTAGTGATGATGAATATAGCAGTGATGGAGATGAAGATGATTCAAGTGATGATGACGACAATTCAAGCGAGGAAGATGAtgatgattaa